The Anopheles moucheti chromosome 3, idAnoMoucSN_F20_07, whole genome shotgun sequence genome contains the following window.
GGTGCGTATTTGGTGTTCGGTACCGGTAGAGTACGGTAGAGCGGGagcgtgttttattttttccactaTGCGACTTTACTAAGCTAAGAAGAAATTGACCGtgcttgtgtgtatgtgtgagagTGAGTTTACTAAGAATAGTTTATAAAGAACCTAACTATAGTGCCTGAAGGTGAGACGTGTAGCCACATGAGTGTGCTGTTGTCCGCAACGTGTTGTCACCGCTGTTCGTGTGTTCTGTCCCAGTGCTCCAAAGGATTCGAGTGACGCGCGAAGTATGTCCTCGTACTGTGGCTTCGATGATCGTTCGTTTGAAGACTTCGACGACTACACGTCGGAGGACAGTGGGTTCGAAAAGAGCTATGAGTCGGGTGCCGGTGATCTTACGTTTGCCGGCTGTCTGCAGCAGGGCCCGCGAAAGTTAAATTTCCAACATGCAGCACTCGTTCCCCAGGTCGTCCCGGTTCCTACCCAGATCGATATGATGCTTGCCGAAACCGAGACTTCACCTCCAGCGAAGAAACGAGGCCGGCAATCGCTCAAGGACAAAACTGTAGCCGCGTCCCTAGGCAAGAAAGAAGCCGGTGGCGCCTTCTGTCCCAGTCTGGGTGTTCAAACCTCCACTCCGGTTAAACCCGTGCCTGGCGGGGATGGTGTGGACCAGAAGCCAAAGCGTAAGTACGCGATGGGCAAAAGCCGTATCACGCGCAACCGGAGTCCCACTCAGGTAATGCGGATCAAGCGCGTACGGCGGCTGAAGGCGAACGATCGCGAACGGAACCGGATGCATACGCTCAATGAGGCACTCGAACGGTTGCGGTTAACGTTACCGACCTTTCCCGAGGATACCAAGCTGACCAAGATCGAGACGCTGCGCTTTGCGTACAACTACATCTTCTCGCTGGTGCAGCTGCTCGATCTGGACGGCTCCATACAGCTGGATCTGGAGAAGCTGCAGAGCCTCACACTGAGTGGGGAGCGTATCAACAAGGAGCTGTTCGACGCGATGTTCATCAACCCACCACCGCCGGGTCAGCACTGGGGCATGGGAGGTACATTTACGGCAGGCGATTTCTACAGCAGCATCCAGCAGTACGGTGCTGTCGTGAATGGGCCCGCCAGCACGGGAGACGTTGGCTTTCCACAAGCAACTGCTTCAGCAGGacaattttccaaacaaaactaTAACCTATTTCGTGGTGCCTTCGATGCGGCCTATAATGCACGGTCGCCACCAGTGAACCAGTCCACATATCCGGCCGAATATCCACACCAACATCAGCAAACCGCAACGCCGATGTCGATGTCCCAGCAAAgacctcatcatcatcaccttcATCCCCATCATAATGGCACTCGGCAAGCGTCTTCGCTAGCTTCAGGTCCACCAAACGTACAGCCTGGACAGCAGCCAACGTACAGTCGTGATGGGTACTACCCTCAGATGGCCCAGCATGGAATGTCCGAGTTTAGACAAACGTCAAGCCAATGTCCGGAAATGGTCAGTCAGCAGCAACGCCATTCACCTCAGGGAAGTGTTGGCCAGACAATGCACTACAGCAGCAGCTTCTACAACCAAACTCCACCCTGGCGTGAAGGCAACGGAGATCCCAGTTACACGGGGCTAGATTCGGGCATGTTCGATGACTTTGGTGGTGCCGCCGTAGCATGAAGGATTGGGGGCCTACCTGCATTACTACTACTGCCCAGTGCTTAGTGAAGGTTTACACAACACGAAAAGTGATACGCGAAGAACGTTTTAAAAGCAATTCTAGAGGTACAATAACTATAGGTTAGACGACGCACGGCAATCATGTTGTTCATGGTGATAGActtgtgattgttttgttgcaagaACTCAGTGTCCTGGCGTGTGTTCCAACAGGTGGGAGGAACTAGTGTAGGGCCGGTTCTTAATATCGCAGAGCAATGGTGATTCTATCCACGTAGTTATCGGATAATGCATGTTTAACTGTTTTGAATCGTTTACTCCATTACAATCGGTGCTGGAAGAAATTTTAGAGACGGAAGTCTCTCAATTattggttgtttattttagtGTTCTTTTTGTTAGTTTAGTTTTGTTAGTTTAATGTTCCACCCTATAGTTGTGTTTGCTattatttttcacaatatttttctatgttttcACAACTTTTATGACAGTTTTCATTTATGCTGTTCTTAtcctttcattattttcattttttgtgattCCTCGCCTTCATCGAAGTATATTTCTTAATTCCTTCCAGCAACGGTTGTACTTTTCGTTAGGATGAACAATACTTTTATGGCTTTTCTGTACAGTAAACagcttgttttgcttcatcagtttcgaaaggaaaataatggTTTGAGGTAAAACGATTTGATTACTACATTTGCAGAATGTTTTCACATAACGATGGTCTGATTTACCTAGTCAAGTTCATGCAAGAAAGTTTATGTAGATGTATAAAACCTATGTGGAAGTGGCAGGAGGTGAACGATTTTTTCGTGACATTTCGATTTGCAAATCTCACCCAACAATCGTTTTATTGGATAAATCAATTGGAAGGATTAAaaaacttttgcttttgctcctTCCGATCGATTTCAGCATCTCGACAATTCCTTCTGTAACATTGCCTTCAGAAAATACAAAATCATATACATTGTACTAGCTAAGAGGTATAGCGATATAAAGTGCTCTTCGGCAAATCAGGGCCTCttgaaagattttttttctatatacACAAACTAAGTaggaacatttttaaacacgTTTATAGCGCCAGAGAACAAATtagagaaggaaaacaaacgatgaataaaaataaaacacaatggAACCGGTAGACACCAACCATTATACATaaatatgttttgctttgtatTGTGTCCTTTACGGATGACCTTGTTATGTTGTTTATtatgaagttttgtttttttttatcaccaaTTTAGCGAATAATTTGAACCTTCTAATCGCCGATGCCAATCGCAATGTCACGCGATTCGTTTCGCGCATTAACGGACAGGTCGGTCCGGCTTCCGAATTCTACCCTTCGCTATTTACACCAGTCGAAAGAAAGGGAGTTCCACAATGTCCAAACAATGACTCTGAATCGCCGATGAATGGAAGGAATCAAGAATTCATTGCTAACGTTTGACACCCGCTAGAAGCAGACGTCGAGTTTCACTAGCGCATGGACCCAACTGCTGGATGGGAAAGGCTGTACGTTTTCCCCCTTTACGATCGCTCCGAAGTTTGGtggaaaacgaagcaaaatcACGGGTCGATTATTGGTCCCTTTAAATGCGAAACCTGTCCACCGTGGTACAAGCTCAAACACGCCTGGCAAGCGCAAAAACCCCAATTCATCACAATTAcccgaagcaaacaaacagtaCAAAACGTCATCCGGCGTGCGCGTTCGGCTAAGGGTCCGCGTTTAAATCACTAGCGCACGCATGTTCGTTACTGGCACAGCATTACTGGAAGCGCACAAAAAGCGTCCCTATGAAGGCGATGGTGTGGTGGTTGTGCATGCAAATCACCACTAGCACCGTCACCCGAGTACGAGAACGACCGCGCGAGCGCAACTTCGTGAAAGCCAAGGCGCAGAGAGTCCTTGCGGAGTCCTTTCTGCGTCCCTTTTATTCCCGCCTCGTTCCCGATCCGTACCGGGCCTGTCAAGCGACCCGAATTATGCGAATAATCCACTGTTCAACACCTCGGGGGTTCCGAGCGGTGGATTGTTCGGGCTAGCGCAGTACCACTGCCGCCAGGACCCTAGCACTCGAGGGCTTGGAATTGAATTTCCTCTGCACTATTATTTTTATAGCCATTGTTCCGTGCACCGGTGCACCAAAGCATCCCTCGTGCTCGTTAGAGAGTGCTCATAAATCTTGCTCTGCCCTTTCAACCTTCCATCCCCGGTGCGCGGCGCCAGTCTCTGACAAACTGCGAAACCTGGCTGATTGATGATACGTTTTTCGTCCGCTCAAAGTCTCGTTGCATCCACCACCCATTTTTCGATGTGTGCCCGTACAGTTGAACGACGAACATTCGCAAATATCACAACCGAACGGACGGATTGACTGAATGGCTCGAGCGTAACGCTCCTCTGGTAGtttgaggcaaaaaaaaatagacaaacTGTCCAACGCTACTGCCTGAGCATTCATGAATATCCGACCTTCAGATCGTATAATGTTCGTCCTGCAAGATACATAAGAGAATTCTAATTGCACCGTGTTTCGTTTGGAGaaatattaatgattttgACGAAGTACTTGCCATCGATTCCTCATCAATCAGTACTGTTTCGTGTGCGAGTGACAACTGAAGGTTGCGTTCTAGCGCAACGCCTCATGATGTGATGGCTATTTTCATCTACAAATACCATTTTATAATAcatgaattatttataaaccgTGCCAAATGCTTATTGAAGGCCAGTGGATCGTGAAGTTGCTTGAAAGAACGTGTTTTAGcttcagtggaggatcaatccccttggaggcccagggcggaatttttcaaggggggcccataattttgctacggcattatcggtgttagggagatgtacttcaaacatgatgtaacaacaccagcaaagtcttggaaagaaagctcccttgcgtacatctcagcgttctgttgcgtagccctgtaaacgggcatagtaagctagtctctatatataaacgtttttatgcgctaaggagaacgataacgccactacttggatcgccattagctggtacgaaattccatacaaaaccagctgttttcagattgccgataccaggagagcatccacggaagaggtagcacctagtacagcaattttggtcgaaaaccgccgaaaggtatgcaatgtttaaacaccagctttcccgttggtcgtgaaaaatttcttcgaaaactaccagtttccgaatttaaagtaccaggagagcatgcacggaagaggtagctcctggtactgcgccgtaaggtatgcaatgtttatacactaactttgcaaccaacttgcaacgcaatgcgccgtaaggtatgcaatggttatacactaaccttgcaaccaacttgcaatgcaagtttggtgcatgcaagaaacttgcagcaagatggcgtgcaagatggcgcccaacttcgtacttgcatgcaacaaacttgcatgcaaacttgcatgcaagttcttgcaagcaaattcttgcatgcaagtttgcatgcaagtttgtatgcaagtttgcatgcaagtttttgtatgcaagtttgcatgcaagaatttgcttgcaagaacttgcatgcaagtttgcatgcaagcttgcatgcaagtacgaagttgggcgccatcttgctgcaagtttcttgcatgcaccaaacttgcattgcaagttggttgcaaggttagtgtataaacattgcataccttacggcgcattgcgttgcaagttggttgcaaagtaagtgtataaacattgcataccttacggcgcagtaccaggagctacctcttccgtgcatgctctcctggtattatacattcggaaactggtagttttcgaagaaatttttcacgaccaacgggaaagttagtgtttaaacattgcatacctttcggcggttttcgaccaaaattgctgtactaggtgctacctcttccgtggatgctctcctggtattatacattcggaaacaggtagttttcgaagaaatttttctcgaccaacgggaaaattagtgtcctggtcctggtgcaatttcgtttatactttaaagtcacaaagtcgatattcttctctgcatttaatttatcacatagaaaaaaatgttttatataaccaagaaagatatttttgatcaattttcaaccttgtcaattaatttttttttgcaataatttaactttgttttaaaattttcaaaaatcgcacaataggcacaaatttattggggcccccaacacggcgaggccctaggcgaccgcctactccgcctaccgtttgatccgccgctgtttaGCTTTACAGGGAGTCCTTTGATTTAACATCCTACTGCTCGGTATCAAGCATTGAAGACTCTGAAATGAACCTTGGCGGAGGACCTACTGAATTCCAAGGCGATGGACACCTTATTGTATAGCTTGTTATCGTATATCAAGGATGAGATCTAGATCTTCCagtaagtaaagaaaaaacattagTTTTTGCcagtgttattgaacgaactACTGCTAAAGGAGGGACGTTCGGTGTTAAAGTTTTTAAGATACAGGCAGTCCTTGAGAtaccgcgtaagtcgaatcctggtgcaatttagTTTATTCTTCAAAGCCACCGAGTCGACTActttctctgcacttaatttgtTCAGCAAATCAGGATGTTTTTAGAAAGaatgcattaaaataagttgaaaaataaatgtttcatgCGACAAAGGAAGctattttcaaccaattttcaactttttgcttagattgtGTGCTATAAATCAACTTGGCTGTcacatttccaaaaaccgcgtgtctcggggactgtctgtaat
Protein-coding sequences here:
- the LOC128304861 gene encoding basic helix-loop-helix neural transcription factor TAP, giving the protein MSSYCGFDDRSFEDFDDYTSEDSGFEKSYESGAGDLTFAGCLQQGPRKLNFQHAALVPQVVPVPTQIDMMLAETETSPPAKKRGRQSLKDKTVAASLGKKEAGGAFCPSLGVQTSTPVKPVPGGDGVDQKPKRKYAMGKSRITRNRSPTQVMRIKRVRRLKANDRERNRMHTLNEALERLRLTLPTFPEDTKLTKIETLRFAYNYIFSLVQLLDLDGSIQLDLEKLQSLTLSGERINKELFDAMFINPPPPGQHWGMGGTFTAGDFYSSIQQYGAVVNGPASTGDVGFPQATASAGQFSKQNYNLFRGAFDAAYNARSPPVNQSTYPAEYPHQHQQTATPMSMSQQRPHHHHLHPHHNGTRQASSLASGPPNVQPGQQPTYSRDGYYPQMAQHGMSEFRQTSSQCPEMVSQQQRHSPQGSVGQTMHYSSSFYNQTPPWREGNGDPSYTGLDSGMFDDFGGAAVA